The Acidovorax sp. YS12 genomic sequence ACTTCTGCCAGGCGTCGAGCGTTTCGACCAGCGGGATGTCGCCCGTAGCGCCGAAACCCAGCGTCTCCGAACTTAGCCGCCCTGCCCCTCGGCCAGTTGCTGCGCCCGCTCCAGGTTTGCCATAACTTCCCCGTCGCAGTGCGTCAGCTCGTTCGGCTCCTCCGTGCTCCACGTCACCAGGTGCATCACCCGGCAATAGCACTTCACCCCGGCCGGGGAAGTGAACCACACCGACCCCGGACAGGCTTCGCAAACCGTTGAGGGTTTTGGCCTCCGGCTTGCCTCCAATCTCTGCAAGGTAGGACTGGCGTAGGGTTCTAGCCCAGCCAGCTCGGGGAACTGCTCGGTCATATCGGTCATCGTCGCGCTCCTTCTCGTTGGTAAGGCCCTCGGCCTCTCGTTCGATGTCATCGGGCGACTTCTCCAGCTCGTCGCCCAGGGTTGCAGATTCGCGGGCGATGTACCGGCCATGCGCCGCCCATTGCCCGTCGCCTTTGTTCGCCGCATAGGTCATGCGGACATTGCACCGCTGCATCAGGTGGGTCGCACCCGTGCGCCCAGCACCGCGCCCCGGCTTCCCGCCGCGCGCTTTTCCCCTGGCGTGAGCGGCAGGGCGGTTGCCTGTCCGCATCAAGGCGCTGACGCGCTTGATGAGGTTCGACGTGGCGCGCACGTCGTTGGCCTTCTTTCCGCCTCGCACCTTGAGGGTGATCTTGTAGCGGTCGTTGTCGGATTCAGCCATTCATCGCGGCCCCAAATTTCCGCGCGCGGAAATTTCCGTCATCCATCCAAGCCAGCCGAATCCAGCGCAACCGTGATGCTGGACAGCGAGCCACCGACCTGCATGGCGTCGGCGATGGCGCGAACCAGCTTCTCCCAGCGTTCCATCGCCTGCGCCTTGGACACCGGCCGCGCGTCCTCCGGGACGGGCGGGGTGTGCATGTAGTACGACTTGATGAACAGCTCTTGCACGGTCATGAGCACCTGCATTTCGTTCCGCATGCGGCGCACCTCCCGGTGCATGGATTTGAAGCTACCGGCCTGGCGCTTCTCGAAATCGACCAGCAGGCGGTGGAACTCATCGCCCTTGATGTACTGCCGCGTCGCCTCGCGGAACAGGTCGGGCACAGACCAGCCGCGCGCCTTGGCGGCCTCTTCGATCTGCGCCTGAAAGTCATCGTCACAGCGGACGCCGTACTGCTTGCCCATGTGTGGTTTGCCTTCAAAGTGGGTTAGGCGGTATCGCCAGATACCCAAAATACTACCTACGATACCGCAAAAAAGCAAGCACAGGCTTGCACTTGCGGGTAAAATATGACATCATCGCTACCGTTCTTTATGTTCCACTACTGAGGGTTGGCGATTGTGGCTTGGTGGTTTCCGACAAGCGCCAACCGAGTTGCTTGGGGCTGGATTTCCGCGCGCGGAAATCCAGCGACTTCGGGGTTTCCGGTTTTCAGGGAGTTGCGATGAACAGACAGACGCGAGCGGCTGGCGTGAAGAGCCGCACCGGGCACGGTGCGGTGGGCAGTGATCCTGTCGTGCTGCGCATCGACAGGGGCGGCAAAGGCCGGGCTTTGCCCGAGCCTTTGCCGGTGGTCATGGGTCTGTTCAGGGCCACAGGCGCGGCCCCTGGAAGGGATGCCTGACCGGCTACGATGCCCGGTCAGTTCAGGGGAAGGGAAGAACTAGAACGATGAGAATTTCCGCGCGCGGAAATTTCAGAGGGCAGGGGGCTTATCCGCGCCGCCCCGACGGGGCGGGAAAATTAAGTCAGGCCCCGGCCTTTGGCACGCTCGGCGGCCTTGGCGATGGTGCGGTCGATGTAATCGCGCTGCCGGGCCTCGCTGCCTTTGTGCGTCAGGTCGCGGGTGCGAAGCGCCTGCTCGATGGCCCCTGCCCCGACGCCCTTGGACAGCGCGTAAGTCGCGTAGGCCAGGTCGGCGCGGTGGTCATCGCTGCCGTAGGCCGGATTGCGGCGGAAGTCGTCGATGGTCTTGAGCGAGCGGCCGGCCTGGGGCTGGACGGGCGCGGCCTGCTCGTACTGCTTGCGCCGGGCCTGCTCATCCGCCAGGCGCTGGTCGTGCTGTTGGCGCACGCCGTCGATGAACTCGGCGGCGTGGCCGTAGACCTGGCCGCTGGCACCGTGCAGGCGCACGAATGGGAACAGCCCGTTCGGCTGACGGTGCTTGTCCTTGCAGTTGGTGAAGCCAGCCAGGCGGCCGAAGTGCCGCCAGTCGGCAGAGCCGGGGTCGCCACCGTAGCGCGTCGCCAGCTCACGCGCGGCCTCGGTGGAAATGGCTGTGGGCAGCTTCTCGGTGCCCGAGTGCTTGACCCACGCCTGGAAGTTGCGCGGGCTGGTTTCGGTGAGCACGGCGGGCGTGAAGCCGTCGCGCTCCATCTGCTTGACCGCCTGCGCGGTCAAGTCATCCACCAGGGTAAGGCCATGCTCGCCGTGCGGGCGGATGTAGATGTGGTTGCCCTGCATGTTCTGGTGTTTGAGGTAGGGAACCGACCGCAGGACGGTTTCCTTGTCCCAGGTCTTGATAAGCATGCGCTCGGCCTTGGCGTCGAAAACGCCGACCTCGAACACGTCACAGCCCATTGCCTCGACCTGCCGCGTGACGGCTTCGGTGGTGATGTCTCTTCGTTGCATTGCAGCTCCCATTGCTTGCTCGTGTATGATGGAGTGTGATATAAATGTATCACGCCGAGCTTAGGACGGTCAAAACGTATGTCAAAACATGAAACCAGAAAGCGGCTTGAGGAAAAACTGACGCGCGAGTGCGGCAGTGTTTTCATGCAAGCCCTGCGTGACCCCGCAGTCATTGAAATCATGCTCAACCCGGACGGCAAGCTATGGCTTGACAAGGCCGGCGAGGGCATGATTTTCACCGGATACGAAATGCCCCGGTCAGTCGCCGAAAGCATGCTAGGCACTTGCGCAAGCATGCTGGAGACGGCCATCACGGCCGACAACCCGATTCTTGAGGGTGAGTTTCCGCTTGACGGCTCCCGCCTCGAAGGGCTGTATCCCCCTATCGTTACCGGCCCGGCCTTCGCCATCCGCAAGAAGGCCACCAAGATTTTCACCCTGGACGAGTACAAGGCGCGCGGCATCATCCGCCCGCTGAACCGCGAGCTGCTGGCAAGCATCAGCGCCCGCCATGTCGAGGACACCATCCTTTTCGATCACCCCGTGGACGCGCTGCGCGCAGCCATCAGGTCGCGCAAGAACGTCCTGGTGGTCGGCGGCACGGGGTCGGGCAAGACGACGCTCTCCAATGGGCTGCTTGCCGAGTTTCCCGTCATCTGCCCCGGCGACCGGGTGGTGACGATTGAGGACACCCGCGAACTTCAAGTCGCGGTTGAAAACATCGTCTCTTTGCGCACGTCGGAGACGGTGAGCATGCAGCGTCTGCTGCGGGCCACGATGCGCCTGCGGCCTGACCGAATCATTGTTGGCGAAGTTAGAGGAGGAGAAGCCCTTGCGTTATTGAAAGCCTGGAACACCGGCCACCCTGGAGGGGTGGCAACTCTGCACGCGGATTCGGCCTACGGCGGGCTGATTCGTCTCGAACAGCTCATTGAAGAGAACGCAGGCATCACGGCCAATCCCAAGATGATCGCGGAAGCGGTCGGCCTGATTGTGTTCATTGAGCGTGTCAATGCCGAACCCGGCCGCATGGTCACGGAAATCGTCAAGGTCAACGGCTTCCATGACGGCCACTACCAACTTGAACCCGTCACTCACATTAAGGAGTTACTACATGAAATCGCTTAACACCCGCAAGGTCGTCAACGTCGCCTTGATGGCTGGCCTGGCCCTGCTGGCTTGCAAGTCGGCTATGGCCGGCACCGGGCCTGACATGCCCTGGGATTCCGGCCTCGACAAGCTGGTGAAGAACCTGACCGGCAAGACCGCCCTGGCCATCGGCGTGCTTGCCATGTTCGCCGCCGCCGCCGCACTCGTGTTCGGCGGAGAAATGTCCGAGTTCACGCGCCGCATCATCCTGATGATTCTGGCCGTGGCCCTGATGGTGTCGGGCGCGTCGCTGCTCAACATCTTCTTCGGCATCTCGGGTGCGCTGATTCCTCTGGTGGCCTGAGATATGGACGAACCACGCCGTATCCCTATCCACCGGAGTCTGAACCGCCCGAACCTGTTGCTTGGCGGCGACCGCGAGCTGGTCTTGATGACCATGCTTTGCGCCGCGATGGTCGGCTTTACTGCCTCGTCGCTGCTGCAATTGGGTATCGGCGTGGTGTTGTGGCTGGCCGTGCATGCCGGCCTGGTGCAAATGGCGAAGTCCGACCCGAACATGCGCGACGTGTACGTGCGCCATGTGAAGTACCGGCCCTTCTACTCCGCGCGCACCGGGCTGGACAGCAAGCCGCTCCAAGCTCCTGAATGGAAAGACTGACATGCTGAACCTTCGTGAATACCGAAACACGGTGCGCGGCCTGCCCGACGTGCTGAATTTCGCGTTAGAGCCGGAGGACGGAATCATCCAGACAAAGAGCGGTGGCTTGCTCGCATGCTGGTACTTCCGAGGTCGTGATACGGGCAGCTCGACGCACGCCGAGCTGGCCTCTATCTCAACCAGGCTCAACGCGATTCTGTGCCTGCTGGGCGAAGGCTGGATGCTCCATGCGGACGCCATCCGACGCCCAGCGAACAACTACCCCGAGCGGGGTTCCTTCCCCGACCGCACGACGTTGATAATCGACGAAGAGCGGCGACAGCAGTTCAAGCTGGAAGGCGCGCATTACGAAACCTTCTACGGTCTGACACTGACCTATCACCCGCCAAAGAAAGTTCGGCAGCGGGTGGCCGACTTCATGTACGAAGGCGGCAACCACACGGGCGAGGGCCTGGCCGACCGCATCCTTGCGCAATTCCGCAAGACCATCGACGACTTCGAGAGCGTATTCAGCGGCCTTTTCCCGGCTCGCCGGATGCGGGGCATCAAGGGCGTCGATGACTTCGGCCGGGAATACGTGATGGATGAACAGCTCCAGTACCTGGAGTATTGCGTCAGCGGCCAGCAGCGGCCGGTGCGCTTGCCATCCATTCCCATGTACTTGGACGCCGTTATCGGCGGCCATGAGTTCGTCGGCGGCAATGAGCCGAAGGTGGGCGACAAGTGGATTAAGGTCGTTGCCCTGGACGGCTTCGCCCAGGAGAGCTACCCCGGCATTCTCAACACCCTGGATGACCTGGCGGTGGAATACCGTTGGTCTACCCGGTTCATCTTCTATGAACCGTACCGGGCCAAGAAGATGCTTGACAGCATCCGCAAAAAGTGGTCGCAAAAGCAGCGCGGGCTGAAAGACCAGGTGCTGAACACCTCGAAAGGCCCGGTTGACCTCGACGCCCTCGCCATGACGGCGGACGTTGAGGCCGCCATGAGCGAAGCCGAAAGCAACCTGGTCAAGTTCGGCAATTACACGTCGGTCGTCGTGCTCATGAACGATGACTATGACGTGGTGCAAGAGGACGCGCGCAAGGTCGTCAAGGCCATCATGAACGCCGGCTACGGCGCTCGTGTGGAAGGGCCGAACGCGGTGGAAGCCTACCTTGGCTCCATCCCCGGCCATCATCGCCAGAACGTGCGGCGGCCGCTACTGCACACATTGAACCTGTCCGACATGCTGCCCATTACGTCGATTTGGGCCGGCCTGGAGCACAACCCCTGCGACTTCTACCCGAAGAACTCGCCGGCACTGTGCTATGCGGCCACGACGGGTTCGACACCCTTTCGGGTGAACCTGCACGTCGGCGACGTGGGCCACACGCTCTTGCTCGGCAAGACGGGCGGCGGTAAATCCACGGCGCTGACCTTCAAGATGGCCCAGCACTTCCGGTATCCGCGCGCCCAGGTGTTTGCCTTCGACAAGGGCTATTCGGCCTTCGTGCTGACGAAGGCGGCCGGTGGCGATCACTACGACATCGGCGGCGAGCATTCCCAGCTCGCGTTTTGTCCGCTGGGCGGGATGAAGCATGAAAGCGACGTGACATGGGGCGTGGGCTGGGTCGAAGACCTTTTGCGCTTCCAGGGCCTGGATGTCGGCTCGACTGTCACCAAGACCATCACCCAGGCCGTGCAACAACACGCGAACGCGGAGATTCACGAGGGCGCAATTCCTTCGCTGACGAACTTCGTGGCCCGCGTGCAAAGCACCGAGCTGCGCACGGCCCTGGAGCCGTACACCATCGCAGGCACGATGGGCCACTTGCTCGACGCCGAGACGGACGGGCTGCGCTACGGGCGCTTTCAGACCTTCGAGCTGGAACACCTCTTGGACATGGGCGAGAAGAACTACGCGCCCGTGTTGCTCTACCTGTTCCGGCAGATAGAAAAGCGTCTGACGGGTGCGCCGACCCTGGTGCCGATTGACGAAGCCTGGATGGCCTTGATGGTCGAAATGTTCCGCGACAAGGTGGCCGACTGGCTGCGTACTTGGCGGAAGAAGAACGCGGCCATCATCTTGGCGACGCAGAACATTTCGGATGCCCTCAATAGCCCGCTGCGCGACGTGCTGCTGGCGAACTGCCCGACGAAGATTCTGCTGCCGAATCCCGATGCCAACACGTCCACGTTCCTGTCGATCTACCGCGACATCGGGCTGAACGAGCGGGAAATCGACATCCTGGCGAACGCCACGGAGAAGCGGCAGTACTACTACACCTCGCCGCTGGGGCGTCGGCTCTACAGCTACGGGTTCGGCCAGGTCGCGCTTTCGTTCATCGGCGCGAGCGGCCAGGACGACATCAAGCTGGCTCGCCAGTTGATGAACTCGCACGGGGAGACGTGGCCGGCCGAATGGCTGCGGCATCGCGGCCTCGGCGAGTGGTCGGACTACTGGATGAACGTTCAATAACGTGATACATTTATATCACTCTTAAAGGAGTAAGGAACCATGCGCAAGTTTGTCAGTGCTGTTGTTGTCGTCTCGATGCTCACCGGCCCGCTGGCCGTGGCACCGGCCCACGCCTCCGGCGCGGTGGCCGGGGCGACCGAAATCACGCAGATCGCCAATAACGTCGAGCTGGTCACGTCGGTGGCCCAGCAGGCGCAGCAGCTCTCCTACGACATCAAGTCGTATCTGGAGATCGTCGAGCAGTACAAGAACATGGTCACGAACACGCTCAACATCCCGAACCAGATTTGGTCGAACGTGCAGAACGACCTGAGTTCGCTGGCGTCGGTGGTGAAGCAGGGCCAGGCCCTGGCGTACTCGGCCGAGAACATCGGCGACCTGTTCAAGCAAAAGTACCCCGGCTTCAAGAAAACCGACGACTTCAAGGCCGACTATCGCAAGTGGTCGGCGACGGTGATGGATTCGATCAAGGGCAGCCTCCAGGCTGCGAACTTGCAATCCAGCCAGTTCGCCACCGAAGAGGGCACCCTGGCACAGCTCCGCTCGATGTCGGCGAGCAACCAGGGCCGCCTGCAAGCCATCCAGACGGGCAACCAGATCGCCGTCGAGACGGCGACGCAGATGCAGAAGCTGCGCAGCCTGATGATGGCCCAAATGCAGGCGCAGAACGCCTACATGGCCGCCCAGGAACAGAAGGATTCCACCCGCAAGGCCGGGGCGGAAGCCATCATGCCGTCGAAGAAGGCCGGTGACGGCAAGACCTACGAAGGCTTTAAGGGAGGCTCCCTGTAATGCGCCGCAACGCCATCCGTTACACGGTGGCGGCCTTGTTGGTCGGGCTTCTGGCTGCTTGCGGCCAGAAACCCGACGAGGGCAAGCCGGCCCCGGAGAGCAAGCCCGATTCATCGGGCTTCACGGTTCCAGACAAAGAGCTGGGCCTCGACTACTACCGCGCCAATTTCGACCAGGTGCAGCCGACCATTGACTGGTGCCGTGGCAACGGCCCCGACAAGCGCACGGCCGCGCAAGACCGGAATTGCAAGGCTGCATCGCACGCCAAGATGGCCCCCAAGAAACCGGGCAGCGAGGCGAAGCAGTACGAAGGCTTCAAGGGGGGCACGCTTAAATGACGTCGTTCAGTACCCATAGACGCGCGGCGCTCTGGCTGCTCGCTATTGCATTTGTTCTTTTCGCTGCGGACGCGGCTTATGCCGACGTGTTGACCGACATCGGCAAGGGTTATCAAACCGAGTCGGCCAAATGGTTTCCGAAGCTCCTGGTCATCGCCAAGTCGCTTTTCTGGAAGCTCGCGGCGATTGAATTTGCCTGGGCCTCGATTCTGTGGGTGCTGAAAAACCAGGAAATGCAGTCGTTCACGGCTGCGGTCGTGCAGAAGCTCATCGGCATCGGGTTCTTCTATGCCCTGTTGCAGAACGCCGACTACTGGATTCCCGCCATCGTGAACAGCCTGGCCAAGTCGGGCAACGAAGCGACCGGCCTGCCGGCGCTCACGCCGTCCGAGGTGTTCGACCTGGGCATCGACACAGCCGTGACGATGTTGGACGGCATCCAGAAACTGAGCCTGTGGGATGACTTTGCCACCATCGTCATCGCCGGCCTGGCTGCGCTCGCCATCGTGATTTCGTTCCTGGTCATCGCAGGGCAAATGTTGATCGCGCTGATCGAGAGCTACATCGCCATCAGCGGCGGCGTGCTGTTCCTGGGCTTCGGCGGCTCGCGCTGGACGGTCGAGTTCACGCAGAAGTACATCAGCTACGCCTTCGCCACGGGCATCAAGCTGTTCATGCTCTACCTCATCATCGGCGTTGGCACGGCCCAGGCCAAGACCTGGGCGGCACTGCTGGCGACGACGGACTGGAACAACATTTTCACGGTGATGGGCGGCTCCATCCTGCTTGCCTTCCTGGGCTTCCAGATTCCGAACATGGCAGCGGCCATGCTGTCCGGTGCGCCTTCTTTGACGGCGGGCGCAGCAGCGGCCACGGCGGGCACGCTCGCGGCCGGCACGGTCGCAGCAGGCGCTACCGCCATTTCTCCGGCGATGCAGTCCGCCAGGGGCGGCATGCAGGCGCTGAAGGCGGGGTATGACCATCACCGTGCCGGTGGTGGTGGCGTGCTATCGAGCGCCCTCAAGGCGGTCGGCACGTCCACCGTGGATATGGGCCGCGAAGCCGGCCGCAGTGCCGGCGAAGCCGTGGGCCTTGCCAAGCCTACGGCGTCCGAGCGTTCTACCGTGGGCGGCCGCGCGGCCGAGCGCCGCGAGGGCATGACCGCCCAGCTCCAAGAAGAGCGCGCGGCGATGGCCGACGCGGGCGGCATGAGCAAAAGCGGCGAAAGCAACCCAGGCGGCACGGGCACGTCGGCCGAAGGCGACAGCGCCAAGAACAACAGCGCGGGCAACAAGAGCACGTCG encodes the following:
- a CDS encoding CopG family transcriptional regulator → MGKQYGVRCDDDFQAQIEEAAKARGWSVPDLFREATRQYIKGDEFHRLLVDFEKRQAGSFKSMHREVRRMRNEMQVLMTVQELFIKSYYMHTPPVPEDARPVSKAQAMERWEKLVRAIADAMQVGGSLSSITVALDSAGLDG
- the tadA gene encoding Flp pilus assembly complex ATPase component TadA, with the protein product MSKHETRKRLEEKLTRECGSVFMQALRDPAVIEIMLNPDGKLWLDKAGEGMIFTGYEMPRSVAESMLGTCASMLETAITADNPILEGEFPLDGSRLEGLYPPIVTGPAFAIRKKATKIFTLDEYKARGIIRPLNRELLASISARHVEDTILFDHPVDALRAAIRSRKNVLVVGGTGSGKTTLSNGLLAEFPVICPGDRVVTIEDTRELQVAVENIVSLRTSETVSMQRLLRATMRLRPDRIIVGEVRGGEALALLKAWNTGHPGGVATLHADSAYGGLIRLEQLIEENAGITANPKMIAEAVGLIVFIERVNAEPGRMVTEIVKVNGFHDGHYQLEPVTHIKELLHEIA
- a CDS encoding TrbC/VirB2 family protein: MKSLNTRKVVNVALMAGLALLACKSAMAGTGPDMPWDSGLDKLVKNLTGKTALAIGVLAMFAAAAALVFGGEMSEFTRRIILMILAVALMVSGASLLNIFFGISGALIPLVA
- a CDS encoding VirB3 family type IV secretion system protein encodes the protein MDEPRRIPIHRSLNRPNLLLGGDRELVLMTMLCAAMVGFTASSLLQLGIGVVLWLAVHAGLVQMAKSDPNMRDVYVRHVKYRPFYSARTGLDSKPLQAPEWKD
- a CDS encoding conjugal transfer protein TrbE is translated as MLNLREYRNTVRGLPDVLNFALEPEDGIIQTKSGGLLACWYFRGRDTGSSTHAELASISTRLNAILCLLGEGWMLHADAIRRPANNYPERGSFPDRTTLIIDEERRQQFKLEGAHYETFYGLTLTYHPPKKVRQRVADFMYEGGNHTGEGLADRILAQFRKTIDDFESVFSGLFPARRMRGIKGVDDFGREYVMDEQLQYLEYCVSGQQRPVRLPSIPMYLDAVIGGHEFVGGNEPKVGDKWIKVVALDGFAQESYPGILNTLDDLAVEYRWSTRFIFYEPYRAKKMLDSIRKKWSQKQRGLKDQVLNTSKGPVDLDALAMTADVEAAMSEAESNLVKFGNYTSVVVLMNDDYDVVQEDARKVVKAIMNAGYGARVEGPNAVEAYLGSIPGHHRQNVRRPLLHTLNLSDMLPITSIWAGLEHNPCDFYPKNSPALCYAATTGSTPFRVNLHVGDVGHTLLLGKTGGGKSTALTFKMAQHFRYPRAQVFAFDKGYSAFVLTKAAGGDHYDIGGEHSQLAFCPLGGMKHESDVTWGVGWVEDLLRFQGLDVGSTVTKTITQAVQQHANAEIHEGAIPSLTNFVARVQSTELRTALEPYTIAGTMGHLLDAETDGLRYGRFQTFELEHLLDMGEKNYAPVLLYLFRQIEKRLTGAPTLVPIDEAWMALMVEMFRDKVADWLRTWRKKNAAIILATQNISDALNSPLRDVLLANCPTKILLPNPDANTSTFLSIYRDIGLNEREIDILANATEKRQYYYTSPLGRRLYSYGFGQVALSFIGASGQDDIKLARQLMNSHGETWPAEWLRHRGLGEWSDYWMNVQ
- the trbJ gene encoding P-type conjugative transfer protein TrbJ, whose product is MRKFVSAVVVVSMLTGPLAVAPAHASGAVAGATEITQIANNVELVTSVAQQAQQLSYDIKSYLEIVEQYKNMVTNTLNIPNQIWSNVQNDLSSLASVVKQGQALAYSAENIGDLFKQKYPGFKKTDDFKADYRKWSATVMDSIKGSLQAANLQSSQFATEEGTLAQLRSMSASNQGRLQAIQTGNQIAVETATQMQKLRSLMMAQMQAQNAYMAAQEQKDSTRKAGAEAIMPSKKAGDGKTYEGFKGGSL
- the trbL gene encoding P-type conjugative transfer protein TrbL encodes the protein MTSFSTHRRAALWLLAIAFVLFAADAAYADVLTDIGKGYQTESAKWFPKLLVIAKSLFWKLAAIEFAWASILWVLKNQEMQSFTAAVVQKLIGIGFFYALLQNADYWIPAIVNSLAKSGNEATGLPALTPSEVFDLGIDTAVTMLDGIQKLSLWDDFATIVIAGLAALAIVISFLVIAGQMLIALIESYIAISGGVLFLGFGGSRWTVEFTQKYISYAFATGIKLFMLYLIIGVGTAQAKTWAALLATTDWNNIFTVMGGSILLAFLGFQIPNMAAAMLSGAPSLTAGAAAATAGTLAAGTVAAGATAISPAMQSARGGMQALKAGYDHHRAGGGGVLSSALKAVGTSTVDMGREAGRSAGEAVGLAKPTASERSTVGGRAAERREGMTAQLQEERAAMADAGGMSKSGESNPGGTGTSAEGDSAKNNSAGNKSTSAAPVVPPPATPSGAAGGAVGGLGGASAPLGGNPQVVDDYGNVVAPPAAKIAESNAGGAGTSATNAAAANTSAGNTSATGSGAAPAGSSGSAPAQTMAAATPEAQRQVVDDYGNVVSPPSAKIAESNAGGAGTSAANTSAMNTSAGNTSATNPSAPSGGGSSAPAPGAGQSGPASGRDKTPFQDLQHVRPPQIPSDAAPQAGVNIRLSHSED